From Woronichinia naegeliana WA131, the proteins below share one genomic window:
- the rnc gene encoding ribonuclease III produces the protein MTLDPRRQQQLSNLVKKLGLSEQASINWSLLDLALTHPSVSTSQNYQKLEFVGDAVIRLAAAEVLLESYPEAAVGEFASLRSMMVSDRTLAQWAESYGLDRYLWIAPSVLGHKPGRISLLADSFEAVLGALYLSTQNMNLVRPWLDEHLRAKAMEIWQDPARQNYKDALQEWTQAKHKCLPQYRVKENFQDSLEEERFFAEVWLADQLLGKGTGPSKKIAEQTAAKEAFFAFVNPQ, from the coding sequence ATGACTTTAGATCCTCGTCGTCAGCAGCAACTCAGTAATTTGGTGAAGAAGTTAGGACTTTCTGAGCAAGCTTCTATTAACTGGTCATTATTGGATTTAGCTCTTACCCATCCCAGTGTTTCAACCTCGCAAAATTATCAAAAACTCGAATTTGTGGGAGATGCGGTTATTCGGTTAGCGGCGGCGGAAGTATTATTGGAAAGTTATCCTGAGGCGGCGGTAGGAGAATTTGCCTCTCTACGCTCTATGATGGTCAGCGATCGCACCTTGGCCCAATGGGCCGAGTCCTATGGATTGGATCGGTATCTATGGATTGCGCCGAGTGTCTTAGGTCATAAACCTGGACGGATTAGTTTATTGGCAGATAGTTTTGAAGCAGTTTTAGGTGCTCTCTATTTAAGTACACAGAATATGAATTTAGTGAGACCCTGGTTAGATGAACATCTAAGGGCTAAGGCGATGGAAATTTGGCAAGATCCGGCTCGGCAAAATTATAAGGATGCTCTTCAGGAATGGACTCAGGCTAAGCATAAATGTTTGCCTCAGTATCGGGTTAAGGAGAATTTTCAGGACTCGTTAGAAGAAGAACGTTTTTTTGCCGAAGTATGGTTAGCAGATCAGTTGTTAGGTAAGGGAACAGGGCCTTCTAAGAAAATAGCAGAACAAACAGCGGCCAAAGAGGCGTTTTTTGCCTTTGTAAACCCTCAGTAG
- a CDS encoding IS630 family transposase has protein sequence MIKLEFTEEDKRLLSYGRFNHPHPRVQLKMEVLWLKSQGLSHQKIAQFAGVSVNTVTSYIRDYQEGGIEKLKEIKFNRPKSELTEHQGTIEAYFESNPPATINEAVKRIEELTGIKRSPTQVRKFLKSIGMRCLKVGTIPSKADVEAQDSYREKELEPRLEEAKAGKRAVFFVDASHFVMGAFVNFIWCFKRIFIKSPSGRKRFNVLGALNAITHEVIMVTNSSYITGTQVCELLEKIAELGLLIPITLVLDNARYQKCRIVQELAESLGIELLYLPPYSPNLNLIERLWKFVKKKCLYAKYYEDFTQFSAAISGCLEDANVKYKEELDSLLTLRFQRFDKSQIMNV, from the coding sequence ATGATTAAGTTAGAATTTACAGAAGAAGACAAAAGACTGTTGTCTTACGGTCGGTTTAATCACCCGCATCCTAGAGTGCAGCTAAAGATGGAAGTTTTATGGCTAAAAAGTCAGGGATTGTCTCATCAAAAAATTGCTCAATTCGCAGGAGTTTCAGTAAATACGGTGACAAGCTATATCCGTGATTATCAAGAGGGCGGGATAGAAAAACTAAAAGAAATAAAATTTAATCGCCCGAAAAGCGAGTTAACAGAGCATCAAGGGACAATTGAGGCATATTTTGAGTCAAATCCACCAGCAACAATAAATGAAGCAGTAAAAAGAATAGAAGAATTAACAGGAATAAAAAGAAGTCCGACGCAAGTCAGAAAATTTTTAAAGTCAATAGGAATGAGGTGTCTAAAGGTGGGAACAATTCCATCAAAAGCAGATGTAGAAGCTCAGGATAGCTATAGAGAAAAAGAGCTAGAACCAAGGCTAGAAGAGGCAAAAGCAGGAAAAAGGGCAGTTTTCTTTGTAGATGCCTCTCATTTTGTAATGGGAGCATTTGTAAATTTTATATGGTGCTTCAAGAGGATTTTTATTAAGTCACCATCAGGGAGAAAACGTTTTAATGTGTTAGGAGCATTAAATGCAATTACCCATGAAGTAATTATGGTAACGAACAGTTCTTATATTACGGGAACTCAGGTTTGTGAACTCCTAGAAAAGATAGCAGAATTAGGACTATTAATACCGATTACGTTGGTATTAGACAATGCTCGTTATCAAAAATGCCGAATTGTGCAGGAGTTGGCAGAATCATTAGGAATAGAGTTACTGTACTTACCTCCTTATTCTCCTAACTTGAATTTAATTGAAAGACTGTGGAAGTTTGTGAAGAAGAAGTGTTTATACGCAAAATATTATGAAGATTTTACGCAGTTTTCTGCAGCAATTTCAGGATGTCTTGAGGATGCTAACGTAAAATATAAGGAGGAGCTTGATTCTCTGCTCACCTTACGATTTCAACGCTTTGATAAATCTCAGATTATGAACGTTTGA
- a CDS encoding IS1-like element transposase: MPEVKEKIAEMAMNGSGIRDTARVLRISPSTVISELKKKSLV, translated from the coding sequence TTGCCAGAAGTAAAGGAAAAGATTGCCGAAATGGCAATGAATGGTAGTGGCATAAGGGATACAGCCCGTGTGCTGAGGATTAGTCCATCAACAGTGATTAGTGAACTAAAAAAAAAGAGTCTAGTTTAG
- a CDS encoding TM0106 family RecB-like putative nuclease yields the protein MLKTIITSEVFVAYSQCPLKAFLLLFSDDQGSFHDYQRILEERRQVNKIQYLEKVKQSHENVEQYNQHGLNEKQFLIEARIRAECWEAHCDVLTKVEPNTSNKAIYEPTIVVGTYSITPEQKTELLFVGQVLGLIQEQLPGTGKIVGMDGKSHNLKLESGYKAIAPFIKILKQWTEEKPTQTPALILNRHCSSCQFQQNCRAKAKEMDHLSLLTGITEREINKLNKKGLFTVTQLSYTYRARKQGKNNRKIKHSHALKALSIRDNKIYVVQKGVVNVSDTLIFLDIEGIPDQNFYYLIGLVIVQNGNIKEFSLWADSQIDEVKIWRKLMEILNLYDQFTIVHYGSYDANFFKNKSKIYGENDVLLLEKIQANLVNILSLIYTSVYFPTYSNSLKDIGKYLGESWSENDASGLQSLVWRYNWEKTEDEALNKKLITYNKEDCHILKKVFESIIEIFDDNKDTKDFDKFISVSDLSLSNKENLTFKKNEFLLEELDFVNKCAYFNYQRDKIYFREKSSNKKKKNQFTTNRSVEKYKINKTILVVMPEVCSYCGGTNLYRSNYRSKVVLNVKFLEFGIKRWIVKYETRTVKCARCNKNFPASEYAKITSKYGDDFYRLIIHKIVGLRQSFGKVIDDLRDIFGYHFSPSICSKAKARMSKYYQSTYDNILDKLVKGKLIHADETSVSIKGVKAYVWVFTSMEEVLYLYYPTREADLLKNTINDFHGVLVSDFYAAYDSIDCPRQKCLIHLIRDMNDDLRSYPFDNEYKNLIRDFSLLLQSIVKTIDIYGLKKLYLQKHKEEVEEFFQKYLSKDFKSEICLVYIKKFKKFKENLFTFLDYDDVPWNNNNAEHAIKAFAAYRKMNDGTFTESGIKQHLILLSIYETCIYKNINFLDFLRSGETDFDTFKKNNY from the coding sequence ATGCTCAAAACAATAATTACCTCAGAAGTGTTTGTTGCTTATTCACAATGTCCTCTTAAGGCATTTTTACTATTGTTTTCGGATGATCAAGGGAGTTTCCATGATTACCAACGCATTTTGGAAGAACGAAGACAAGTTAACAAAATACAGTATCTAGAAAAAGTCAAGCAATCTCACGAAAATGTCGAACAATACAATCAACATGGTTTAAATGAAAAGCAATTTTTGATTGAGGCAAGAATTAGGGCAGAATGTTGGGAAGCTCATTGTGATGTTTTAACTAAAGTTGAGCCAAATACATCAAATAAAGCAATCTATGAACCAACTATTGTTGTTGGAACTTATAGCATTACACCAGAACAAAAAACAGAACTTTTATTTGTTGGGCAAGTTTTAGGTCTGATTCAAGAGCAATTACCTGGGACGGGAAAAATTGTGGGGATGGACGGAAAATCACACAATTTAAAGCTGGAAAGTGGGTATAAAGCAATCGCTCCATTCATAAAGATATTAAAACAGTGGACAGAAGAAAAACCGACTCAAACTCCTGCTTTGATTCTAAATCGGCATTGCTCTTCCTGCCAATTTCAGCAGAATTGCAGGGCTAAGGCTAAAGAAATGGATCACTTAAGTCTTTTAACAGGAATTACTGAGCGAGAAATCAATAAATTAAATAAGAAAGGACTTTTTACTGTTACCCAACTTTCTTATACTTATCGGGCTAGAAAGCAGGGAAAGAATAATCGAAAAATAAAGCATTCTCACGCATTAAAAGCTTTATCAATTAGAGATAATAAAATTTATGTAGTACAAAAAGGAGTTGTAAATGTATCCGATACTCTTATTTTTCTTGATATAGAAGGTATTCCTGATCAAAATTTTTATTACTTGATAGGTTTAGTAATCGTTCAAAATGGAAACATAAAAGAATTTTCACTATGGGCAGATAGTCAGATTGATGAAGTAAAAATTTGGAGAAAATTAATGGAGATTCTCAATTTATATGATCAATTTACTATTGTCCATTATGGAAGTTATGACGCAAATTTTTTCAAGAATAAAAGCAAAATTTATGGTGAGAATGACGTTTTATTGTTAGAAAAAATCCAAGCAAATTTAGTGAATATTTTGTCATTAATTTATACCAGTGTTTATTTTCCGACTTATTCTAATAGTTTGAAAGATATAGGAAAATATTTAGGTGAAAGCTGGTCAGAAAATGATGCTAGTGGACTTCAAAGTTTGGTATGGAGATACAATTGGGAAAAGACTGAAGATGAGGCTCTCAATAAAAAATTGATAACTTATAATAAGGAGGACTGTCACATTCTCAAAAAAGTATTTGAATCTATTATCGAAATTTTCGATGATAATAAAGACACTAAAGATTTTGATAAATTTATTTCAGTTAGTGATTTAAGTTTGAGCAATAAAGAAAATCTAACTTTTAAAAAGAACGAATTCCTGCTAGAAGAATTAGATTTTGTCAACAAATGTGCGTATTTTAATTATCAGAGAGATAAAATTTATTTTCGAGAAAAGAGTTCAAACAAAAAGAAAAAAAATCAATTTACAACAAATAGGAGTGTAGAGAAATACAAAATCAATAAAACAATCTTAGTTGTTATGCCTGAAGTATGTTCTTATTGTGGAGGGACTAATCTTTATCGTAGTAACTATCGATCAAAAGTAGTCCTCAATGTGAAGTTTCTCGAATTTGGAATAAAAAGATGGATTGTTAAATATGAAACTCGTACAGTAAAGTGTGCTAGATGTAATAAAAATTTTCCAGCTTCAGAATATGCGAAAATTACAAGTAAGTATGGTGATGATTTCTACCGATTAATTATACATAAAATTGTTGGACTTCGCCAATCTTTTGGTAAAGTTATTGATGATCTTAGAGATATATTTGGCTATCATTTTAGTCCTTCGATATGCTCTAAAGCAAAAGCTAGGATGTCAAAATATTATCAATCTACATACGATAATATTCTTGATAAGCTTGTCAAAGGAAAGCTTATTCATGCAGACGAAACTTCTGTCAGTATTAAAGGAGTAAAAGCTTATGTTTGGGTATTCACCAGTATGGAAGAAGTTCTCTATTTATATTACCCAACGCGAGAAGCAGATTTATTAAAGAATACTATTAATGATTTTCATGGAGTTTTGGTATCAGATTTTTATGCTGCTTATGATTCAATAGACTGTCCAAGGCAAAAATGTCTTATTCATCTTATAAGAGATATGAATGATGATCTTCGTAGCTATCCTTTTGATAATGAATATAAAAATCTTATTAGAGATTTTAGTTTGTTATTACAGTCAATTGTTAAAACCATTGATATTTATGGATTGAAAAAACTATATCTTCAAAAACATAAAGAAGAAGTAGAAGAATTTTTTCAAAAATACTTGTCAAAAGATTTTAAGTCAGAAATTTGCTTGGTGTACATTAAAAAATTCAAAAAATTTAAGGAAAATTTATTTACTTTTTTGGATTATGATGATGTCCCCTGGAACAATAATAACGCAGAACACGCAATTAAAGCATTTGCTGCTTATAGAAAAATGAATGATGGTACTTTCACAGAATCTGGTATTAAACAGCATTTAATTTTGCTGAGTATTTATGAAACTTGTATTTATAAAAATATCAATTTTTTAGATTTTCTACGTTCAGGCGAAACCGATTTTGATACTTTCAAGAAAAATAATTACTGA
- a CDS encoding IS4 family transposase, whose amino-acid sequence MTTAAVEEYKIMLSVGDTTFLDYRNIKEKREGYGPTGKGGNGLILHSALAIEPEKGQVLGLLWQKLWNREVKEKPPTDETAKQKKERQKEQRKAARQRPFEEKESYKWVEALNTCEKQVESSTRVIHVFDREGDVSEVFDSVRQLKHTGVLVRASHNRSLDKNSERLWQHLESEPIRFHQEIEIPSTGKRKARKVKLAVRFCSVNLRTPYRFDNRDPLNVYAVYATEIDCPEGETPLSWMLLTTEVVETIEMAVTILRWYTYRWRVEEFHKVLKSGCQSERYRLASDGMKTLLGFLSVIAVELLHVTYLHRTQPDALAIEILNPLQLQVLKAAASQKLPPILTVAWAVESVAFLGGYLEHRRKTPLGIQVLWRGWLKLHDLCQGWQLAIRT is encoded by the coding sequence ATGACAACTGCCGCCGTAGAAGAATATAAGATAATGCTATCAGTCGGAGATACGACCTTCTTAGATTATCGCAATATCAAGGAAAAAAGGGAAGGGTATGGGCCGACTGGAAAAGGAGGGAATGGATTAATACTGCATAGTGCTTTAGCAATTGAGCCAGAAAAAGGACAAGTATTAGGTTTATTATGGCAAAAACTGTGGAATAGGGAGGTAAAAGAAAAGCCCCCAACAGATGAAACGGCGAAGCAGAAAAAAGAAAGACAGAAAGAACAAAGAAAAGCAGCTCGTCAAAGACCATTTGAGGAAAAAGAATCCTACAAATGGGTAGAGGCTCTAAACACCTGTGAGAAACAGGTAGAAAGTTCAACGAGGGTAATTCATGTATTTGACAGAGAAGGAGATGTTTCAGAAGTCTTTGACTCAGTGCGTCAACTCAAGCATACAGGAGTGCTGGTCAGAGCGTCTCATAATCGTAGTTTAGACAAAAATAGTGAACGACTTTGGCAACATTTGGAATCAGAACCGATTCGTTTTCATCAAGAAATCGAGATTCCGAGTACAGGAAAAAGAAAAGCACGGAAGGTTAAGCTTGCCGTCCGATTTTGCTCAGTTAATCTACGAACTCCCTATCGTTTTGATAATCGTGACCCGTTGAATGTCTATGCTGTTTATGCGACAGAAATCGATTGTCCCGAAGGCGAAACTCCTTTATCTTGGATGCTTCTGACTACAGAAGTTGTTGAGACTATTGAGATGGCTGTCACTATTCTTCGTTGGTACACCTACCGATGGCGGGTTGAAGAATTTCATAAAGTCCTTAAGTCTGGTTGTCAGAGTGAGCGTTATCGACTTGCCTCTGATGGAATGAAAACTCTTTTGGGTTTTTTAAGTGTCATTGCTGTTGAACTTTTACACGTTACTTATCTTCATCGTACCCAGCCCGATGCTCTCGCGATTGAAATTCTTAATCCTCTTCAACTTCAGGTGTTAAAAGCAGCCGCCTCTCAAAAACTTCCCCCTATTTTGACTGTTGCTTGGGCTGTCGAGTCTGTTGCTTTTCTTGGTGGTTATCTTGAACATCGTCGTAAAACTCCTCTCGGTATCCAAGTCCTTTGGCGCGGTTGGTTGAAGTTGCATGACCTTTGCCAAGGCTGGCAGCTTGCAATCCGCACTTAA
- a CDS encoding transposase, with product MLEWWTKNFASCELGDERLNNRAFSIGKKLSEGFGKALSEVFKGGNELKRAYEFLGIRKQTLSR from the coding sequence ATGTTGGAATGGTGGACAAAAAACTTTGCCAGTTGTGAATTGGGAGACGAGAGGCTAAACAATCGTGCCTTCTCGATTGGGAAAAAGTTAAGTGAGGGGTTTGGAAAAGCCTTATCAGAAGTGTTTAAGGGAGGAAACGAGTTAAAGAGGGCCTATGAATTTTTGGGAATCCGAAAACAGACTTTGTCAAGATAA
- a CDS encoding IS1 family transposase, which translates to MEILNDVGLCQEKEDALFKKNCPHCYSEKVKIHSHYQTKDNGERKMLICQECSSCFTETYGSVIASLETPLSEIVKVLKARMEGIGLNAAARVFGYAKTTILNWEKKLSGLQETLFLYALVNEFVKLVIEGDELYTKVGKNKEASASEGWTIVLMDRASRFIWHLKCGRKEQKLFLEAMMTVAELFERSAESLQLFTDGEKRYSQLLFDICHEVLRTGKRGRPTKVLPKGMVVRLKNKSSKRRDSEGKLKKVETPKPEHPETTEKPEEKDVHANHVEAFNSAIRHYLSAFRRRTNTYAKSVVGLQRVLDIFWMVHNFVRSHFTTREVPAVALGIIEKGLTWEDLLQIRLIS; encoded by the coding sequence ATGGAAATCCTGAATGATGTTGGCTTGTGCCAAGAGAAAGAGGATGCCTTATTCAAGAAAAACTGTCCTCATTGCTATAGTGAAAAAGTAAAAATACATTCTCATTATCAAACGAAAGATAACGGGGAACGTAAAATGCTCATTTGTCAAGAATGTAGTTCTTGTTTTACTGAAACTTATGGTAGCGTAATCGCTAGCTTAGAAACCCCATTAAGTGAAATTGTAAAAGTATTAAAAGCCAGAATGGAAGGAATAGGATTAAATGCAGCAGCCCGAGTATTCGGCTACGCGAAAACAACAATATTGAATTGGGAAAAGAAATTATCAGGATTACAAGAGACATTATTTTTATACGCCTTAGTGAATGAATTTGTTAAATTAGTAATAGAAGGGGATGAACTATACACAAAAGTTGGAAAAAATAAAGAAGCAAGTGCCTCTGAGGGGTGGACAATCGTGCTCATGGACAGGGCTAGCCGCTTTATTTGGCATTTAAAATGTGGTCGAAAAGAGCAGAAACTATTTCTAGAAGCAATGATGACGGTAGCGGAATTATTTGAAAGGAGTGCAGAATCTCTCCAGTTATTTACAGATGGAGAAAAGCGATATAGTCAACTGCTATTTGATATTTGTCACGAAGTATTAAGGACTGGAAAGCGAGGTCGTCCCACCAAAGTATTACCGAAAGGTATGGTGGTAAGACTAAAAAATAAGAGTAGTAAACGTCGAGATTCTGAGGGTAAACTCAAGAAAGTAGAAACTCCGAAACCAGAACATCCTGAGACAACAGAAAAACCAGAAGAAAAGGACGTCCATGCCAACCACGTTGAGGCATTTAATAGTGCTATCCGACACTATTTATCTGCCTTTCGCCGTCGTACAAATACTTATGCTAAATCTGTTGTGGGATTACAGCGAGTCCTAGATATTTTCTGGATGGTTCATAACTTTGTTCGCAGCCATTTTACTACTAGAGAAGTTCCTGCTGTAGCTCTCGGTATAATTGAAAAAGGGTTAACTTGGGAGGACTTACTCCAAATTCGCCTGATTTCTTGA
- a CDS encoding LysR family transcriptional regulator: MPDIPFTLDQLRILKAIAAEGSFKRAADTLYVSQPAVSLQVQNLEKQLSVPLFDRGGRKAQLTEAGYLLLNYGEKIITLCQETCRAIEDLQNLQGGTLIVGASQTTGTYLLPRMIGLFRQKYPDVAVQLQVHSTRRTSWGVSNGQVDLAIIGGEVPSDLQDTLQIIPYAEDELALILPTFHPLAKVETIQKDDLYKLKFISLDSQSTIRKVIDKVLSQGGIDTKRLRVEMELNSIEAIKNAVQAGLGAAFVSTTAIEKELAMNVLHIAPIREVEVRRTLYVILNPNRYRSKAAEAFIKEILPPFSTYPEALEQQNLPDRVYPLANAEIAP; encoded by the coding sequence ATGCCAGACATTCCGTTCACTTTGGATCAATTGCGTATTCTCAAAGCGATCGCTGCTGAAGGAAGTTTTAAACGCGCTGCCGACACCCTCTACGTTTCCCAACCAGCCGTTAGCTTACAGGTGCAAAACCTCGAAAAACAGTTAAGTGTTCCTCTTTTTGATCGCGGTGGACGCAAAGCCCAGTTAACGGAAGCGGGCTATCTATTGCTCAACTATGGCGAAAAAATTATTACCCTCTGTCAAGAAACCTGTCGGGCGATCGAAGATTTACAAAACCTCCAGGGCGGAACCTTAATTGTTGGAGCTTCCCAAACCACCGGAACCTATTTATTACCCCGTATGATTGGGCTGTTTCGTCAAAAATACCCCGATGTGGCGGTGCAACTCCAGGTTCACTCTACCCGACGAACTTCCTGGGGCGTTAGCAATGGCCAAGTCGATTTAGCCATTATCGGCGGCGAAGTTCCTTCCGACCTACAGGACACCCTCCAGATTATTCCCTACGCCGAGGACGAATTGGCTTTAATTTTGCCGACTTTTCATCCCCTAGCCAAGGTGGAAACGATTCAAAAGGACGATCTCTATAAACTCAAATTTATTAGCCTTGATTCCCAATCGACCATTCGCAAAGTCATTGATAAGGTTTTGAGTCAGGGAGGTATAGACACGAAACGCCTACGGGTAGAAATGGAACTCAACTCCATTGAGGCCATTAAAAATGCTGTGCAAGCAGGATTAGGAGCAGCCTTTGTTTCCACCACGGCGATTGAAAAAGAACTGGCAATGAATGTACTGCATATTGCTCCCATTCGGGAAGTGGAAGTCCGACGCACCCTTTATGTGATCTTGAATCCCAACCGCTACCGTTCTAAAGCCGCCGAAGCTTTTATTAAGGAAATTTTGCCGCCCTTTTCGACTTATCCTGAAGCCCTAGAACAGCAAAATCTTCCTGATCGCGTTTATCCCCTAGCCAACGCTGAGATCGCTCCCTAA
- a CDS encoding IS630 family transposase encodes MIKLEFTEEDKRLLSYGRFNHPHPRVQLKMEVLWLKSQGLSHQKIAQFAGVSVNTVTSYIRDYQEGGIEKLKEIKFNRPKSELTEHQGTIEAYFESNPPATINEAVKRIEELTGIKRSPTQVRKFLKSIGMRCLKVGTIPSKADVEAQDSYREKELEPRLEEAKAGKRAVFFVDASHFVMGAFVNFIWCFKRIFIKSPSGRKRFNVLGALNAITHEVIMVTNSSYITGTQVCELLEKIAELGLLIPITLVLDNARYQKCRIVQELAESLGIELLYLPPYSPNLNLIERLWKFVKKKCLYAKYYEDFTQFSAAISGCLEDANVKYKEELDSLLTLRFQRFDKSQIMNV; translated from the coding sequence ATGATTAAGTTAGAATTTACAGAAGAAGACAAAAGACTGTTGTCTTACGGTCGGTTTAATCACCCGCATCCTAGAGTGCAGCTAAAGATGGAAGTTTTATGGCTAAAAAGTCAGGGATTGTCTCATCAAAAAATTGCTCAATTCGCAGGAGTTTCAGTAAATACGGTGACAAGCTATATCCGTGATTATCAAGAGGGCGGGATAGAAAAACTAAAAGAAATAAAATTTAATCGCCCGAAAAGCGAGTTAACAGAGCATCAAGGGACAATTGAGGCATATTTTGAGTCAAATCCACCAGCAACAATAAATGAAGCAGTAAAAAGAATAGAAGAATTAACAGGAATAAAAAGAAGTCCGACGCAAGTCAGAAAATTTTTAAAGTCAATAGGAATGAGGTGTCTAAAGGTGGGAACAATTCCATCAAAAGCAGATGTAGAAGCTCAGGATAGCTATAGAGAAAAAGAGCTAGAACCAAGGCTAGAAGAGGCAAAAGCAGGAAAAAGGGCAGTTTTCTTTGTAGATGCCTCTCATTTTGTAATGGGAGCATTTGTAAATTTTATATGGTGCTTCAAGAGGATTTTTATTAAGTCACCATCAGGGAGAAAACGTTTTAATGTGTTAGGAGCATTAAATGCAATTACCCATGAAGTAATTATGGTAACGAACAGTTCTTATATTACGGGAACTCAGGTTTGTGAACTCCTAGAAAAGATAGCAGAATTAGGACTATTAATACCGATTACGTTGGTATTAGACAATGCTCGTTATCAAAAATGCCGAATTGTACAGGAGTTGGCAGAATCATTAGGAATAGAGTTACTGTACTTACCTCCTTATTCTCCTAACTTGAATTTAATTGAAAGACTGTGGAAGTTTGTGAAGAAGAAGTGTTTATACGCAAAATATTATGAAGATTTTACGCAGTTTTCTGCAGCAATTTCAGGATGTCTTGAAGATGCTAACGTAAAATATAAGGAGGAGCTTGATTCTCTGCTCACCTTACGATTTCAACGCTTTGATAAATCTCAGATTATGAACGTTTGA